The genomic window AGGAAATGACGTCCTGCAGATCCTCTCTCCAGATGCGATCCACTGCCAGATCGCCTGCACTCAGCACCACTCCTGcctctttttctcatttcttcgATCTGATTGGACCGAGAACAACGAGTATGGTCCTTTAGcttatttttgccatttaaatAGCCACGGGAGCCTCATTGAGGtggcaggaagggggggggggggggggggggggggcaggggaaatGGCGCTGCTTTGGGGTTTTTCTGAATACCTGGCTGATGCCGGAAAAAATGGCGGCCATTTTTGCATAGAAAGAACGAGAGTGTGATTGAATGGGGAGTGGGCTGAAAAGCTCCCTggttttcttaatttattttgcctttgttgtttttatgttttacctagaacccgtgagggggatagaagtttttttcttttatttaattttctaacCCTGTATTATGaaactgctctctttctctctctctctctctctctctctctctctttctctctctctctctctctttctctctctctctctctctctctctctctctctctctctcaatgatTGATAAATTGCCAGTGAAAAACGGAATTAGTTCGTCTCCCTttgtccagctcttctgtccacCCAGGGGTGTGTAACGGTGTGTGACGTGGTCTCTGCATTCTGCATCGTGCTTGAAGGGAACAGATCTCATTCTGTGTGTCTCTGGTCTTTCAGCCAGTTCTACTGCTACCTGAAGCACACGGACTCCAAGAAACCACCCAAAATTAATAATAGGAAAGGCATCACTTCTGGCTACTCGCTGAAAACCTGTAAAGATCGCAAGAGACAAAGTAAGAGTGTCACATCACCCAAATCTTTGGCTATTTTGCCATTGGGGTGACATGTTGTATTGTTGGGGAATGCCCTTTCAGTCCTTGTACTGGAGTACAGAAATTATGTATATTGCTACTTAGCAGTAACCCTAGCCATAATCAGCATAATTATTAATACCAAATcattcatgttacacttgttccaatgaccttcggtattcattcattgtactttttttggataaaagcatcagccaaagaaatgtaaaatgtaatgttgttcATTGTACTGCAGTATATAGCTGATATTTGTAGGCATTGGTAGAGTGGTGTCGGCCATTTCTATCTTCAAGGAATGGGAAAGGGCAATAGAGATGACATGGGAGTGAAGATCCATAATTCCCAGAATAGGTTCCCATAATTCCCATAATTCCATGCTCTCAGTCATACCCCAGTGTTTTGTCCTAGCATAAAATTAGGGTCTGTTTGAGAACAGAGTCTTCATGGATCTGTATGAATTCAGGGCATCAGTGTCATGACTaatggctttgtgtgttttgcagctTGTCTGTCAGCTGTCTATAACGATGTGGACTTCTGGGGAGATGATTACACGTCACTCTATGTAGCGGACTATGAGGACTGTCAGATGGCTTGCACTAAAGACCCAGGCTGCCAGTTCTTCTCCTTTACTAATCAACACTTTGAAACGCCTCAACACAGGTCAGagctagtcttgtaacctaaaggtcacaggtttgattcccaggtaggacacgtccgttgtacccttgagccaggtacttaacctgcattgcttcagtatatatccagctgtgtaaatgtaaattctatgtaaaacgttgtgtaagttgctctggataagagcgtctgttaaatgcctgtaatgtaatgtaatgtattcccACAGCCCTGAACAGCTACAGACACTAACATTTTCAGAGCAGAGGTGTCTTTGATGCCGTGAATGTCTTCATATTTGCTGTGGCTCTCTCCTTAGAAATCGTTGCTGGCTGAAACACACCAGGGTTTTTCCCAGTCCCCCAAAACTCCTGCGCTTGAACTGGCTGACAAGTGGCTTCTCACACAGAATTTGTACTGGCAGCAGCACGGAGGGAAACAGTTTGTACACACAACATtaccccccctctccactccccccccacacacacacacacacacacaaatatctgcacacacacatgcacggacacacacacacacacacacatacacacacgcacacacacacagacacactcacagacacacacacacacacacacatatacacacgcacacacacacacacacacacacacacacacacacacacacatgcacggacacacacacacgcttccacacatacatggtaaatggtaaatgaactgcatttatatagcgcttttatccaaagtgctttacaactgatgcctctcattcacacacacactcacacaccaatggtgaaaggctgccatgcaaggtaccaatcagctcgttgggagcaattaggggttaggtgtcttgctcagggacactttgacacacccagggcgaAGGATCGacccggcaaccctccaactgccagacaaccgctcttaccttcTGAGCTATGCAGGCCTAGCCACAtacgcacacgtacatacaaacacacacacatccacacacatatacacagacatactTGCTGTATATTCATTGGAgtatccaaaacacaaaaaaagcttCTATAGTCAGATTCATGTTAAACATCATACTCTGtgcaatacaaacaaaatgctATTATTTTGCTGAAATAATACTGTtgtttatatgtacagtatatcacaaaattaccaaaacACACTGATGTCAAAATGCTCTTTTAGACCACGAGGGTGTTGTTTCTTTAATGGTATAAAgtttcagttttccagttttcccTTCTTAGAAGCAGCATGTTTAACTGAGAGTgagatttcttttctttaatgatTTACTTTTTTCCTGGCACCTGTGCTGATATGTGGATGTAGGTATTATGTACTTTGATGTTCATTTTCCTGCAGACTGCCCGTACAAGTTGCAAACCGACACAAATTTTCCCGGGTATGACTTTGAGCAGGTTCCTTCACCCTCACCTGAATACTGCCAATTTTTATGCACCATCCACCCACGTTGCACCTTCTATTCATACACAAGGCATGTTGTACATTTTCTATTTAACAATTCAACCATTTTCATTGAGGTTGTTGTAATATGCAAACGAGCCAAGCAGTGAAGCAGGCACTTTCTCTTTCCAGGATGGTTTGCTACTTAAAGAACGCCAAAGATGGATGGTCCCATGCTTCAAAGGAAGGAGTCACCTCAGGCTACCCAACACGGTTCTGCAAGTCCTCAGACGGTGAGGGCGAATGTTGGGGAACATTCCCCTGACTTCACACACAGCGTAAACCGCCAAATGTCTTTGAAAACCTCCCAGAGTTCAGTAGTGCAGGTGTGGAGGTGACGGTTGTTCCCGCCTACAGAATGTGTGAGGACTTCGTATGAAAACATAGACTTTCGAGGGGCCGACACGTACTCCATCGCGGCGACCAGCTCACAGAGCTGCCAGGAAGCCTGCACGTCTGATCCCGACTGCCACTTCTACACCTATGTCTACAGGTAACTTCATGAACCTGCCTACACCTACGTATGCAGGTAACTTCATGAACCCGCTTCCCAGCTCTGTCTTCCGCGTTCATGTGCAAACACAAGCAGATGCTCACACgtgtctgtacacacacacgtatgtagaAGCATGTACTCATAGTGACAGAAAGACTATTATGTCACAAGTACCTACTGTACCAAAAAGGACTTGTTATCTCCAGACGTCAGTGAGATATTGAGGTTTCTTCACTGTTTTCCTTCCATTGTGCATGTATACATCTCTATAGAGGGGAATGTTTCCTGAAGCAGGTGATCACAGTCCCCGTGCCTTCAAAGGTGGTTATCAAAAAGGGTGTGGTTTCTGGGTTCCACCTGAGGGACTGCTGAGCAGAGTGGAAGGAAGGATAAGACAGGTGTGTATTAATGCTCTTATGCATGTATCAAGATTACTGGCTAAGAATAATTATTAGGGGGTCAAGCACAAAGGGTGCGTAGGgcccctattgtttttgctaaaattcttcttcttcaccttcTTCTGCTCTTCTTCTCCATTGGAAAATACCTGACAAGTTTCATAGTTCCAGAATAAACAAAAAGGTTTCATGATGATCAGCTATTACTAAACCTGTCACATGCCTTCTGAcaactgattggctgatggtggccattttgttttttcagataTGACTTTATGCAAGACCATTCAAGATGCAAGAACACGACTCACATGCTCCATCCAAAGCATATAAGATGACGTTTGACTAAGTGAGCTGCAAGATTCGCCAAGACATTTCACTTACCTAAAGGCACGAGAAACGCTGCAGACGGATAGATGCCTCCCACAAGGCAAAATTTGAagacaaaatacatattttactgGAATAAATACAATCTATATAGGAATTGTTGCAATAAGGAATACAAAGTTTGAAAAAATTACtgaaatgtctgaaatgaaagGCCAACTTGTGAAAACACATAGGTGTTCACATTCAGTATACATACGTACCATTTTACACTAAGGACACTGCACTTACCTGTTCATGCTTCAGACattcaaatgttaaaatgagGTGTTATTACTTTCTGGTCTCTCATAAAAGCATGTTATTCTGTCTAATAGTGCTGTCTTCATGAATTCCTTGATAAGCAATTGTTTGATTCATTAATTGACTCATTAATTAGATACATTTTCAGACTTATgccaattttaaatttgtgtttctgtcatAATTACTGAAATTATTAGTGCACTTTTTTAGTAAAACTACATGGTGTGTGCGCTCACGTACAACAGAATAATAAATGTATGACATAACAACAGCTTATTGTTTGATCATTAGCCTGATATAGGAATTTCAATTACTTACAAAGTAATACaatgtatgtattcatgttttgtttaaatcagGTGATAGCCGTTTATATTCACAGGTCAATCCACAAAGTGCAGCAGACACTCAGAAAATGTTTTGGGTTTGATCACAGAAAGcttacataaatgaaaattcaaacaataaaCACTGTTCTTAATAATGAACACTGTTACGTTCTTTATTTCTAGCGGCACGGTGGTGCTGTGGGTACCGCCGGAAAGTCCTGGGTTCGagtcctggcctgggcctttctgtgtgggcgtgtgaatgaatggtgtgtgtgtgttgtcctgCAATGgactgtccagggtgcattccttcCTCccgtccaatgcatgctgggataggctccagcacctcccatgACCGGGattaagcgggtatagataatggatggatggttctTAATTACTTGCATTATTTTCCTCAGCACATCTCTGTTGCATGtctctacacagtaaaatgcccagcgttaattcaactcttcaCTGTGTTagttcaactcttaacagataacaactgttcccactctggaatgtagGAATCTGAACGTACAcagttagagttgaattaacactggacattttactgtgaatacTTCTCTGATCTAACTACAGTGCTGTGCTCAGTCACACAGAATAAAACCTTCAAAATAATTTGGTGAGTTAGTTTTTAGCGATTGCTCAACTCAACTGTgctaatgaagaaaaagaaaattctatCTTTTGATTGTTGGTCAATGCCCTGGTCTTtagccatatttatttatttatttatttattgcacaaATGACATGTGACATGTGAGAAGGGTCTGATTGGTTCtgacagcacagcagcacaggatGGGGACTGAAATGAGGGGTCAGAGCTCCATGTGTATTTTTGGACATCCGGTGCGGTGAACAACTCAAAGCTGGCTAGCTGTGATCTCCCTGTCTAAGATCTCCTTGTTTCTGTGTTATTGGTAAGGATGAGTCACAGGGGTTTCCTTTTATGGGCGGAGTCACTGGCCACAACCTCCTTCCTGCCGCACTTGCAAGAGGGTTTTTAACTTATATCTGGTGTCTTTATGCAAAGGTAGTTGGTAGTTTTTCATAAAGCATTCcagtctgtgttttttaatagaCTTGAATTACTCAAATACTTTCTCAACATCATTGCAatcattttgtctttttgcacaaataatgaatgaattgaaattgtattttctgGTTCAgtacattttgaagaaaaaaccATCCAAAATGATAGACAATGTAAAAAAAGTGaccatgtaaaaattaaatccttaaattaaacattgttCATATAGTTATTCCAAACATATTCAGCGGTATTTTGGCGTTCCCTTAGAAGGGTACAGTGGGCTTGGGAGACCGTGCAGCAGGTGCAGGGTCATTTTGGAGTCGGACACCGGCCTCCTTGCCCAGGCTCGGCTGAGCGGAAATCTGTGAGAGAGTTACTGGCTGGGAAAACAAATACAGtggagtaatgtgtgtgtgtgcgtgtgagtatgtgtgagtgtgtgcgtgcgtgcgtgcgtgtgagtgtgtgggtgtgtgtgagtgcgtgtatgtgagtgtgtgtgtgtgtgtgcatgtgtgcgtgtgtgtgtgtgtgcatgggtgtgcatatgtatgcatatgtatgtgtctgtgtgcatgtgtgtatgtatgtgcatgtgtgcgcgtatatgcatttgcatgtgtgtgtgtgcatgtgtgtgtgcgtgtatgtgtgtgtgtgtatgtgcatgtgtgtgtgcgtgtatgtgtgcatgtgtgtgtgtgcgtgtgtgtatgtgtgcatgtgtgtgtgtgcgtgtgtgtatgtgtgcaagtgtgtgtgtgtttcctcaaTGTAGAGGTGGCCTTTTGCTTTATCTGAGGGAAACAGACGCAGGCGGGTGAGAGGGTGTCCGGAGCGGCAGAACGTTCTGGACACGTGcacttacccacaatccccagcGGCCAGCgccctgcaacccccccccccgctcccccccgctTCATTCAACGCTGGAAACGTGACTCAGCCACTGAGGAAACTCCATTAGGCTTCCCCTGCTTCTTTCACAAAGGAAATGGAAACACAGCCACTTCTGCACAAAACAAACGCATCCATCAGGAAGGTTTCCTCAAATATGTCAGCAACACTCttaagggtgtttttttttttggattatatAATTTTAGTGGTGGGAAAAAGACGGTTAGGTGGTTTTCTggacgtttgtttttttttttgacaataaaaataaatgaaatatggactgataacacaaacacacacaagcagcacttcaaatgtcaaatataaaaaattccaGTGAAACTTATGAAGCAGTTTAAACAAAGGgccttgttttttaaataaggacaagaagaaaaacagaaaaacatattgttCTGACATATTGTAACATTGGTTGCAGCTTTTCCTAGTCAGAAATTCATTCTCAGGTTGGCTACGTAAATAACACCcactgtgaaaatgacattttacagtgcatcTGTGTTGgtgcataaattaaattttatggtACGACATACATTTGTGTTGATGTATTTTAAAGTGGTCCCTTTAAAACTTTGACTAATTACCGTCTTGACTGGACACCCTGATTGGTTTATTGGTTGGGTCAGGTGTTTGAGACTTTAGACTTTATTGTCCCCAAGGGGAAATTCCTTTCCACAGCACTGTACCCATCAGACGACAGTACAtacaacagcacacagcaacAGCACACAATGACAGACAGCAGTACACACTCAGGCCTGTTCAGCGAGGCCCATTGTTCAGGGCGGCTATGGCTGCAGGGATCAGGCTTTTCCCAAAGCGAGCCCTTCTGC from Anguilla anguilla isolate fAngAng1 chromosome 8, fAngAng1.pri, whole genome shotgun sequence includes these protein-coding regions:
- the LOC118232909 gene encoding coagulation factor XI-like isoform X3, which codes for MKMTRVLLCLVLLWGASLSEGCDLELQEDVNFPGNDVLQILSPDAIHCQIACTQHHSCLFFSFLRSDWTENNDQFYCYLKHTDSKKPPKINNRKGITSGYSLKTCKDRKRQTCLSAVYNDVDFWGDDYTSLYVADYEDCQMACTKDPGCQFFSFTNQHFETPQHRNRCWLKHTRVFPSPPKLLRLNWLTSGFSHRICTGSSTEGNNCPYKLQTDTNFPGYDFEQVPSPSPEYCQFLCTIHPRCTFYSYTRMVCYLKNAKDGWSHASKEGVTSGYPTRFCKSSDECVRTSYENIDFRGADTYSIAATSSQSCQEACTSDPDCHFYTYVYRGECFLKQVITVPVPSKVVIKKGVVSGFHLRDC
- the LOC118232909 gene encoding coagulation factor XI-like isoform X2; amino-acid sequence: MKMSLVLLCLVLLWGVSLSEGCDLELQEDVNFPGNDVLQILSPDAIHCQIACTQHHSCLFFSFLRSDWTENNDQFYCYLKHTDSKKPPKINNRKGITSGYSLKTCKDRKRQTCLSAVYNDVDFWGDDYTSLYVADYEDCQMACTKDPGCQFFSFTNQHFETPQHRNRCWLKHTRVFPSPPKLLRLNWLTSGFSHRICTGSSTEGNNCPYKLQTDTNFPGYDFEQVPSPSPEYCQFLCTIHPRCTFYSYTRMVCYLKNAKDGWSHASKEGVTSGYPTRFCKSSDECVRTSYENIDFRGADTYSIAATSSQSCQEACTSDPDCHFYTYVYRGECFLKQVITVPVPSKVVIKKGVVSGFHLRDC
- the LOC118232909 gene encoding coagulation factor XI-like isoform X1; the encoded protein is MTSCRSSLQMRSTARSPALSTTPASFSHFFDLIGPRTTTLLSTQGCVTVCDVVSAFCIVLEGNRSHSVCLWSFSQFYCYLKHTDSKKPPKINNRKGITSGYSLKTCKDRKRQTCLSAVYNDVDFWGDDYTSLYVADYEDCQMACTKDPGCQFFSFTNQHFETPQHRNRCWLKHTRVFPSPPKLLRLNWLTSGFSHRICTGSSTEGNNCPYKLQTDTNFPGYDFEQVPSPSPEYCQFLCTIHPRCTFYSYTRMVCYLKNAKDGWSHASKEGVTSGYPTRFCKSSDECVRTSYENIDFRGADTYSIAATSSQSCQEACTSDPDCHFYTYVYRGECFLKQVITVPVPSKVVIKKGVVSGFHLRDC